Proteins from a genomic interval of Papaver somniferum cultivar HN1 chromosome 4, ASM357369v1, whole genome shotgun sequence:
- the LOC113272312 gene encoding uncharacterized protein LOC113272312 — protein sequence MSEQVIQAKDKMDTAQVLFQSHPLGSDMARRERQYVVEYVKLAKYEEFVAKKQSRIKWLDLGYSNTSIFHNSLKLRRSKNNILSLYTSENVKLEEDQDIAKECITYYSDLFGSDLNEEDNSTSLSRLRIDAYIQQDDVVDLIKPVTREEVVVALHSIGSSKAPGPDGPISCCNVIYKCIPKILSLRMKKILGGIITQTQSAFISGRSIQHNIMVAHELQLGFPEVFITWISLCIKTAKFSILINGPPYAFFGAKRGLRQGSTAAASSLKIALDDFSVCTGLQINNQKTSLYCFVVPDVILQQIVQVLNCSVGELSVRYLGVSLLSTKLSYRDCLPLLERVDERIYSWKSISLAYPWRALPIKAVLSGGLGIKDLLNTNTAVNLKQDPVSSKEIIWTHWVKSNLIKSKDFWTISIPQDSSWYWRRILEHREIAKNHIEVLLDESKVAAFISNGHWYFPDFMEEEIQEVVQQISLSDFNSLEKDQIYWNSSTISQFSIKATYIAISDHLPKPFWNNLVWFKKHIPRHSFITWLALHKRLKTRSKLFKWGVTSDASYILCGHVEETENHLFHDCISSAGIWSGLLLKMGIIKDPTVNWDNEIRWNNRVFRALYGSQDQVNTLIIQDVRFKMMASIQEESDNPNARSFMMRWNVECIFVLPEFISCTWLYPDEDEVMINTDGAKSDSTGGFGAITRDHTAEVIGATSGESPIISVLVHELQGVEMGFIACYTEKSVQSPSYY from the exons ATGTCTGAGCAAGTCATTCAAGCTAAAGATAAAATGGATACTGCTCAAGTTTTGTTTCAATCCCATCCTTTAGGTTCTGATATGGCAAGAAGAGAAAGACAATATGTTGTTGAATATGTTAAGCTAGCTAAATATGAAGAGTTTGTTGCCAAAAAACAGTCTAGAATTAAATGGTTGGATTTAGGTTATTCTAATACTTCCATCTTTCATAATTCTCTTAAATTAAGAAGATCCAAAAACAATATCTTATCTCTTTATACTAGTGAGAATGTCAAATTAGAAGAGGATCAGGACATTGCTAAGGAATGTATTACTTATTACTCTGATTTGTTTGGTAGTGATCTTAATGAAGAGGACAACTCTACTTCTTTGTCTAGACTTAGAATTGATGCCTATATTCAGCAAGATGATGTTGTTGACCTTATAAAGCCTGTAACCAGAGAAGAGGTTGTTGTTGCTCTGCATTCTATTGGTTCTAGTAAGGCCCCAGGCCCTGATGG ACCTATATCATGCTGTAATGTCATTTATAAGTGTATTCCTAAGATCTTATCTTTGAGAATGAAGAAAATTTTGGGAGGGATTATTACCCAAACCCAGTCTGCTTTTATATCAGGAAGATCTATTCAACACAACATTATGGTGGCTCATGAACTG CAACTTGGTTTTCCTGAAGTTTTCATTACTTGGatttccttatgtatcaaaacTGCTAAATTTTCTATTCTCATTAATGGACCTCCTTATGCTTTTTTTGGGGCCAAGAGAGGATTGAGGCAAG gttctactgctgctgcttctaGTCTCAAGATTGCTTTGGATGATTTCAGTGTTTGCACAGGGTTACAGATTAATAATCAGAAAACCTCTTTGTATTGCTTTGTTGTGCCTGATGTTATTTTGCAACAAATTGTTCAAGTTTTGAATTGTTCAGTGGGAGAGCTGTCAGTTAGGTACCTTGGAGTTTCTCTTCTATCTACCAAGCTTTCTTACAGAGATTGTTTGCCTCTTCTTGAAAGAGTGGATGAGAGAATCTATTCTTGGAAGTCTATTTCTCTTGCTTATCCTTGGAGAGCTCTGCCTATCAAAGCTGTTTTAAGTG GAGGATTAGGAATTAAAGATCTTCTGAATACTAATACAGCAGTAAATCTTAAACAGGATCCTGTTTCTAGTAAGGAAATTATCTGGACTCATTGGGTTAAGAGTAATCTTATTAAAAGTAAAGATTTTTGGACTATATCCATTCCTCAAGACTCTTCCTGGTATTGGAGAAGAATTTTAGAACATAGAGAAATTGCTAAGAATCATATTGAAGTTCTTCTAG ATGAGTCTAAAGTGGCTGCTTTTATATCTAATGGTCATTGGTATTTCCCTGATTTTATGGAAGAGGAAATACAAGAAGTGGTTCAACAGATTTCCCTGAGTGACTTCAATTCTCTGGAGAAGGATCAAATCTATTGGAATTCTAGTACCATAAGTCAGTTCTCAATAAAAGCTACCTATATTGCTATCTCTGATCATCTCCCTAAACCTTTTTGGAATAATCTTGTTTGGTTTAAGAAACATATCCCTAGACATTCTTTTATCACATGGCTTGCCCTGCACAAAAGATTAAAAACTAGAAGTAAGCTTTTTAAATGGGGTGTTACTTCTGATGCTTCATATATTCTTTGTGGTCATGTTGAGGAAACTGAAAATCATCTTTTTCATGACTGCATTTCTTCTGCTGGTATTTGGAGTGGTCTTCTTCTGAAGATGGGGATTATTAAGGATCCAACAGTGAATTGGGATAATGAGATTAGATG gaacaatagagTGTTTAGGGCTCTATATGGGTCCCAAGATCAAGTCAATACTCTTATTATCCAAGATGTGAGATTCAAGATGATGGCTTCTATCCAAGAGGAATCTGATAACCCTAATGCCAGAAGTTTCATGATGAGATGGAATGTGGAATGTATCTTTGTCCTTCCTGAGTTCATTTCCTGCACTTGGTTGTACCCTGATGAAGATGAAGTCATGATTAATACAGATGGAGCTAAATCTGATTCTACAGGAGGATTTGGAGCTATAACCAGAGATCATACAGCTGAGGTTATTGGTGCTACCAGTGGTGAAAGTCCAATTATCTCAGTTCTTGTTCATGAGTTACAGGGAGTTGAAATGGGCTTTATAGCTTGTTATACAGAAAAATCAGTTCAAAGTCCATCTTACTATTGA
- the LOC113272313 gene encoding uncharacterized protein LOC113272313 — translation MEKLLISTETFRDEFLFETNSNVFESFKNSKPSEEDQDFSLDEPRPMSVQNEKNMQKQEKNDVASDNEKKEEILFGEEQEEMTTLLDNVEEGYMSDYENDSENGCDSSNFGDSDIDDEYSDDSSNFSDDDDNNDLNLRADEFIAKINERWRAERLIEYNLYIVN, via the exons ATGGAAAAGCTTCTTATTAGCACGGAAACCTTTCGAGATGAGTTCTTATTTGAAACGAATTCAAATGTTTTCGAAAG CTTCAAGAATTCTAAACCGTCTGAAGAGGATCAAGATTTCAGTTTAGATGAGCCTCGGCCTATGTCAGTGCAAAAcgagaaaaatatgcaaaaacaagagaaaaatgaTGTTGCTTCTGACAATGAGAAAAAGGAAGAGATCCTATTTGGAGAGGAGCAAGAGGAGATGACAACTCTACTCGATAATGTTGAAGAAGGTTATATGTCCGACTACGAAAATGACAGTGAAAATGGTTGTGATAGTTCTAATTTTGGCGACAGCGATATTGATGATGAATATAGTGACGATAGTTCTAATTTTAGTGACGATGATGATAACAATGATCTGAATTTGCGCGCGGACGAGTTCATTGCGAAGATTAATGAAAGATGGAGGGCTGAACGGTTGATAGAGTACAATTTATACATAGTTAACTAA